GTAGACCCCTTCAGCGGCGTCGAAAAGAACGGCCTGCTTTACGGGCGCGGCGCGCTGGATATGAAATCGCTGGGCATGGCCGAGTTCGTCACGCTGCTGACGCTGCACCGGTCAAAGGCGCATTTGAAACGCGACGTGATTTTCTTAGCGACCGCCGATGAAGAAACCGGCGGGCAAAATGGCGCGGGCTGGTTCGCCAAGAATCATCCTGAGTTACTCGGCAAAGCCGAATTCCTGGTCAACGAAGGCGGTGGCAATGTTGCCGACGGCAGCGGCAAAGTCCTGGCCATCGGTGTCGGCCCATCGGAAAAGACGCCCGCCTGGTTGCGCCTTTCGGCGACGGGAACATCCGGGCACGCCTCGATTCCCCGCCCCGATTCGGCAGTCAACCGGCTGGTGCGCGCCTTGAACCGGCTCTTGGATTACACGCCGCCGATACAATTGACGGCGGTGGTCGAACAAGCCTTCAAATCGAGCGCGCCACTACGCCCGCCGCAATTGCGCGAGAAATTCGCCAACCTGCGCGAAGCCCTCAAAGACCCTGACTTTCTGAAAACGATTGAAGCCGACCCGTCCGTCAACGCCCTGCTGCGCAACACCATCTCGGTCACCATGCTCGAAGGCAGCAACAAGGTGAACATTATCCCGCCCGCCGCCCACGCCGACATTGACACGCGCGTCGTGCCGGGCGAAAAGCTCGAGCGCTGGATCAGCGAACTGCAAAGCGTCATCAAGGACGACAAGATCAAGATCGAGCCGATCCTGGCCTTCGACGCCAATGCTTCGCCGGTGGATACGGCGTTGGTCACGACGGTGGCCGAAGTCACCAAACGCCGCTACCCCGACGCTATCATCACCTACCCGGTACTGGCCGGGTTCACCGATTGCCATTACTTTCGCGAGTTGGGCATTCACAGCTACGGCTTCACGCCCTTTGTCGCAGCACCGCGTGAATTGGGCGGCGGCGTGCACGGCAACGACGAACGCATCGGCAAGCAGGCGTTTGTCGAAGGCGTCAAGTTTTTCTATGAAGTGATCGCGCAATTGGCGCAAGACGTGAAACTGATGTGAGGTGACTTGCATGCCCATGATTGAATTGCAGCGCCGCATACGTTGGGCGGATGCTGATGCCGCCGGACGGCTCTACTTCCCGCGCATCTTCGATTACGTCAGCGAAGCTGAAACGGAAATCTTCCGTATGCTCGGCATCAACATGTCGAACTATTCTGAGTACGGGTTCCCGCGCAAACACGCCGAAGCGGCGTTCCATCGCATCCTGGCGCTGGATGCGCCCTTCACCTTGCGCGTGACGGTCGGCAAGCTGGGGCACAGTTCGATCCGCTACGAGTTTCAGGCGTTCGCGGATGAGGCGTGTACCGAGTTGGCCTTTGATGGCTCGATGACCGTCGTGGTGGTGAAAGATGGCAAGCCGCACGAAATCCCGGCGGAGTTGCGCGCGAGGTTGTCGTGATTCTCAAATCTCAAATTCAAGAAAGCGAGCACTGATATGAAAGCAATCGTCCTGCGTGAACTGGGCGGCCCCGAAAAGCTGCTCTTGGAAGAAATGCCCGATCCGCAACCCGGCACGGGCGAAGTCGTCGTCCGGCTCAAAGCCGCC
This sequence is a window from Acidobacteriota bacterium. Protein-coding genes within it:
- a CDS encoding M20/M25/M40 family metallo-hydrolase; this encodes MILRRTLVRTWLPVFALALLPCFATAQTRLDQTQLDWTGIQQEALDLFTQYLKLDTTNPPGNETRAANFFAALCKREGIEHKVFEPFPGRGTLWARVKGDGSKRPIILLNHTDVVPHSREFWTVDPFSGVEKNGLLYGRGALDMKSLGMAEFVTLLTLHRSKAHLKRDVIFLATADEETGGQNGAGWFAKNHPELLGKAEFLVNEGGGNVADGSGKVLAIGVGPSEKTPAWLRLSATGTSGHASIPRPDSAVNRLVRALNRLLDYTPPIQLTAVVEQAFKSSAPLRPPQLREKFANLREALKDPDFLKTIEADPSVNALLRNTISVTMLEGSNKVNIIPPAAHADIDTRVVPGEKLERWISELQSVIKDDKIKIEPILAFDANASPVDTALVTTVAEVTKRRYPDAIITYPVLAGFTDCHYFRELGIHSYGFTPFVAAPRELGGGVHGNDERIGKQAFVEGVKFFYEVIAQLAQDVKLM
- a CDS encoding acyl-CoA thioesterase, translated to MPMIELQRRIRWADADAAGRLYFPRIFDYVSEAETEIFRMLGINMSNYSEYGFPRKHAEAAFHRILALDAPFTLRVTVGKLGHSSIRYEFQAFADEACTELAFDGSMTVVVVKDGKPHEIPAELRARLS